A genomic window from Thiohalophilus sp. includes:
- a CDS encoding DUF2802 domain-containing protein: protein MEPMNLLSELDLNIILLLGSVVLLLLAGVAIHLLRRQNKQQQLTLAAVKNDLRALTTAAVSVGERLLEVERRQRRLAERQEQVDIYDSANQPYEHAIRMVEKGASVEQLVDVCGLSTNEAELLHMMHRFDKAG, encoded by the coding sequence ACCTGTTAAGCGAACTCGACCTGAATATCATCCTCTTGCTGGGCAGTGTCGTGCTCCTGTTGCTGGCGGGAGTGGCTATCCATTTACTGCGTCGTCAGAATAAACAACAGCAACTAACCCTGGCTGCGGTCAAAAATGATCTGCGCGCCCTGACCACTGCCGCGGTCAGTGTCGGCGAACGTCTGCTGGAGGTCGAACGCCGCCAGCGCCGTCTGGCCGAACGTCAGGAACAGGTCGACATCTACGACTCCGCCAACCAGCCCTACGAACATGCCATCCGCATGGTGGAAAAAGGTGCCAGCGTCGAACAACTGGTGGACGTCTGTGGCCTCAGCACCAACGAGGCGGAACTGCTGCACATGATGCATCGCTTCGACAAGGCAGGTTAA
- a CDS encoding class I SAM-dependent methyltransferase — MRRARGIFEFGQKQVMAGGEKRRYMDIGCNKGFLLAMAHEHGWDVYGIELVRELIRPFINSYPQYKNQIFSKRFEDAKEKVEGETFDLITAIDVIEHFEDVSGDLRGIYELLKPGGVFLIQTPDSGGERALQQQCTWKSLKPLEHLHLFNEESLRILSERIGFDDIEYFSPFDEANGNFVAVLRK; from the coding sequence ATGCGCCGCGCCCGGGGGATTTTCGAGTTCGGCCAGAAGCAGGTGATGGCCGGTGGCGAGAAGCGTCGCTACATGGATATCGGCTGTAACAAAGGCTTTTTGCTGGCGATGGCGCACGAACACGGCTGGGATGTTTATGGTATCGAGCTGGTCCGGGAATTGATCCGGCCGTTTATCAACAGTTATCCCCAATACAAAAATCAGATTTTCTCCAAACGCTTCGAGGACGCAAAAGAAAAAGTCGAAGGGGAGACTTTTGACCTTATCACGGCGATCGATGTTATCGAGCATTTTGAAGATGTCTCCGGCGATCTGCGTGGGATCTATGAGCTTTTGAAACCCGGCGGAGTTTTTTTGATACAGACTCCTGATTCCGGTGGCGAACGAGCCTTACAGCAACAATGTACCTGGAAATCTCTCAAGCCACTCGAACATTTGCATTTGTTTAATGAAGAAAGTCTGAGGATTTTGTCCGAGCGTATCGGGTTTGATGACATTGAGTATTTTTCTCCTTTTGACGAGGCTAATGGCAACTTTGTGGCAGTGTTGCGTAAGTAA